From the genome of Streptomyces sp. NBC_00523:
GGCATGAGCACCGACGTCAGCACCCACACGAAGGCCACCCCGCCCTCCGGCGAGGGCGGGTCACCGCCGACGGGAGTCCCGGTCGTCCGGATGCTCCTGGACGGTGTACGGCGGAACATGCGCCAGTACGGCATGCTCTTCGCGCTCGGCCTGATCGTGCTCCTGTTCCAGATCTGGACGGGCGGCGACCTGCTGCTGCCGCGCAACGTCTCCAACCTGGTGCTCCAGAACAGCTACATCCTGATCCTGGCCATCGGCATGATGATCGTCATCATCTCGGGGCACATCGACCTGTCGGTGGGCTCCCTGATGGCGCTGGTCGGGGGCGTCGGGGCGGTGCTCATGGTCGAGCACCATGTGGCCTGGCCGGTCGCCGTGGTCCTCACCCTGCTGCTCGGGGCCGTCGCGGGAGCGCTCCAGGGCTTCTTCATCGCGTACGTCGGCATCCCCTCGTTCATCGTGACGCTCGCGGGCATGCTGCTGTTCCGGGGGCTGACGGAGATCTTCCTCAAGGGGCAGACGCTCGGCCCGTTCCCGGAGGGCATGCAGCGGGTCGCCAACGGCTTCCTGCCCGAGGTGGGGCCGGAGACGAACTACCACAACATCACCCTGCTGCTGGGCCTGGGACTGGCCGGGTACATCGTGTTCCAGGAGCTGCGGGATCGCCGGCGCCAGCAGGAGTTCACGCTGGACACCCTGCCCACGGGCCTGTTCGCCCTGAAGGTGACGGCGCTGCTCGCCGCCGTGCTGGTCACGACGCTGCTGCTGGCGAGCTACAAGGGCGCGCCGGTGGTGCTGCTGATCCTGGCCGTGCTGCTGGTCGGCTTCGGCTACGTCATGCGGAACGCGGTGATCGGCCGCCATGTGTACGCGATCGGCGGCAACCTGCCCGCGGCGAAGCTGTCCGGGGTCAAGGACCGGAAGGTGACCTTCGCGGTCTTCCTCAACATGGGGATGCTCGCCGCACTGGCCGGTCTCGTCTTCGCGGCACGCTTCAACGCGGCCTCGCCGAAGGCGGGGGTGAACTTCGAACTGGAGGCCATCGCCGCCGCGTTCATCGGTGGTGCGTCCATGAGCGGCGGTGTGGGCACCGTGCTGGGGGCCATCATCGGCGGCCTGGTCCTCGGTGTGCTCAACAACGGGATGAACCTGGTCGGGGTCGGCACCGACTGGCAGCAGGTCATCAAGGGCCTGGTGCTGCTCGCGGCGGTCGGCTTCGACGTGTGGAACAAGCGGAGGGCGGGCGCCTGACCCGCGGGGAATGGTTGGTGCCGCCGGGCCGGCGGCACCAACCATTCCCGGAAGTCCATTGCGCAGATGATCACGCTCTGCTGAGATCACCGGATGCTCGGTCTCATACTCCGCGTTCTGCCCTTCTGGGTACGCGAACCCCTGCTCATCCTGGGCGGTTCCCTCTTCGGCGTAGGCATGGTGCTCAACGCCGTCACCGAATCGGAATCCCGGTGGATCATGGCCGGTCTCGGCGTGGCCCTCCTCGCCGTCACCGCGTTCCGCATCCGTACGGTGCGCCACGCCTGGCGCGCCCGCAGGGGGGCGGCCGGCGCCCCGGCGCCACAGGTGCAGCCGCGCCCCGTCGGCGGCCCGGCGGCTCCGCAGCAGAAGGAGCCCAACGCCGCGGTGCAGGTCTTCGTGGCCCTGGCCCTGGTCGGGGCCCTCGTGGGCGCGGTGTGGCTGGCTCCCCGCGTCACGGGGGACGCCACCGCCACCTCCCGGAAGCCCGCCACCTGCTCGGACCACGCCGCCGGGAAGAAGCTGCCGAAGGCGTACGCCCTGACGCCGGGGGCGGTGACCGGCGACGACCTGTGCAAGGCGCTCAACCGCTCCGACCTGGCGGACCTCCTCGGTACCCCCGGTGAAACGCCGCTGGTGGCGTACGGCAACAGCGGCACCGCGTCCCTGACCGCCGACAAGGTCGCCGAGCCGGAGGCCCGGGTCCAGTTCGACACCTACACCGTGGAGTTCTCGGCCACGTACAACCACATGACGATCGCCCTGTACGCGAAGGTGCTGGCGCCCCAGACCCTGGACCACAAGCAGGACAAGGTCCTCGGCCGGCCCGCGGTCTTCACCTCGGACCACCTCATGCAGTTCCGCATCGGGGGCGGGGGATCCAGCAGCACCGCCACGGAGGGCCCCCTGGCGAGGACGCTGACCGTGGCCCTCGACCGCAAGGACCCGGGAGGCACCTTCGACTTCACGGTGTGGAGCAAGTCCGGGGCGGTCCTGCCCGAGGACGACGTCATCCTCGGCATCGTGGAGAAGATCCTCCCGACGCTCCCCGGACAGCCCAGCTGAGCTGTGAGCCACCGGAGTGGCGTTCCTACCGTGGAGCCATGACGTCCTCCGCCCGGCGCGGGCCCTCGGTGGTGCAGGTGCCCGACTTCGGGGACCGGTTCTGGGTGTACCAGTCCGTCGACCAGCGCACCGACTCCTTCGCGCCGCTCGGTGCGCCGTACGGCACGAAGCCCGGATGCTATCTGCTGGCGCCCGTGGAGTGGGACGGCCAGGTCCCGGACGGCATCGCGGGCGTCTTCCGGTTCGACACCCGGATCGCCGTCTGCATCCCGCGTGTCTTCCTGAACGACACCGACGAGGACCGGGCCGCGATCCAGCCGCTGGTGAACCGGATCATGGCCTATCCGCTCGCCGAGTTCACCGGGGAGCCACGGACCACGGACTGGTCCCAGGCTCCGTCGTACGCCGCCGGCGACGCGACCGGGGGCGAGCAGGAGACGAAGTGGGTCGATCCGGCCGTGTTCTTCGACCTGCTGCCCGCGATCCTGGACGAGGTGCCGCCGCGCCCCGGCGAGGACGCCCTGTACGGAGTGCTGCGCTCGCTGGTGGACGAGGCGGCGCGCAATCCCGGGGCGGCCGACGTCCTGCGGGACACGGCGATCGACGCGGACGGCACCCTGATGCGTGAGCTGTTCGAGTTCCGCAACATCGGGGTGCCGCTGGACCACCACTGGACCACCCAGCGCAACGGGGCGGCCTTCGGCGGGGACTACCTGAGCCGTACGGCGATGGCCCGGGCCAACATCTTCGTCAACACGCCCCGGGAGACCGCGTACTTCTACCAGGACTGCGACGCGGGCGGCGAACTGCTCACCGGTGAGCACGGCTACGCGGTCACCTTTCCCGCCGGTTCGCTGCCCCCGGTGAAGGGCTTCTGGTCGGTGACGCTCTACAACGAGCACCACTTCTTCCACCCCAACGAGCTGAACCGGTATTCGCTGGGGACGAA
Proteins encoded in this window:
- the mmsB gene encoding multiple monosaccharide ABC transporter permease; the protein is MSTDVSTHTKATPPSGEGGSPPTGVPVVRMLLDGVRRNMRQYGMLFALGLIVLLFQIWTGGDLLLPRNVSNLVLQNSYILILAIGMMIVIISGHIDLSVGSLMALVGGVGAVLMVEHHVAWPVAVVLTLLLGAVAGALQGFFIAYVGIPSFIVTLAGMLLFRGLTEIFLKGQTLGPFPEGMQRVANGFLPEVGPETNYHNITLLLGLGLAGYIVFQELRDRRRQQEFTLDTLPTGLFALKVTALLAAVLVTTLLLASYKGAPVVLLILAVLLVGFGYVMRNAVIGRHVYAIGGNLPAAKLSGVKDRKVTFAVFLNMGMLAALAGLVFAARFNAASPKAGVNFELEAIAAAFIGGASMSGGVGTVLGAIIGGLVLGVLNNGMNLVGVGTDWQQVIKGLVLLAAVGFDVWNKRRAGA
- a CDS encoding DUF6215 domain-containing protein, encoding MLGLILRVLPFWVREPLLILGGSLFGVGMVLNAVTESESRWIMAGLGVALLAVTAFRIRTVRHAWRARRGAAGAPAPQVQPRPVGGPAAPQQKEPNAAVQVFVALALVGALVGAVWLAPRVTGDATATSRKPATCSDHAAGKKLPKAYALTPGAVTGDDLCKALNRSDLADLLGTPGETPLVAYGNSGTASLTADKVAEPEARVQFDTYTVEFSATYNHMTIALYAKVLAPQTLDHKQDKVLGRPAVFTSDHLMQFRIGGGGSSSTATEGPLARTLTVALDRKDPGGTFDFTVWSKSGAVLPEDDVILGIVEKILPTLPGQPS
- a CDS encoding DUF1214 domain-containing protein, with translation MTSSARRGPSVVQVPDFGDRFWVYQSVDQRTDSFAPLGAPYGTKPGCYLLAPVEWDGQVPDGIAGVFRFDTRIAVCIPRVFLNDTDEDRAAIQPLVNRIMAYPLAEFTGEPRTTDWSQAPSYAAGDATGGEQETKWVDPAVFFDLLPAILDEVPPRPGEDALYGVLRSLVDEAARNPGAADVLRDTAIDADGTLMRELFEFRNIGVPLDHHWTTQRNGAAFGGDYLSRTAMARANIFVNTPRETAYFYQDCDAGGELLTGEHGYAVTFPAGSLPPVKGFWSVTLYNEHHFFHPNELNRYSLGTKNKSLVYGDDGSLTLYAGARPPVDGPSANWLPAPEGRFSLYLRAYWPEQPVVDGTWRPPAVTRTAG